The Candidatus Bathyarchaeia archaeon DNA segment GGTGAGCTGCAGCTGACAATCAAAGTATCAACCGTAATCGTTACCTACAACAGATGCTCAGATCTGCAGGAATGTTTAACCTCACTCTTTAATTTGAAGGATGAACTACACGAAGTTATCGTTGTGGACAGCAACTCTACGGATGACACTAAAAAATTGAGTGATCGTTTTCCAATACGGTACATTTCTATACGCGAAAGAAACAGGCAACATGCTAGGAATGTGGGGGTCTCCGAAGCTGAGGGGGATGTTGTTGCCTTTTTGGATGATGATGTTGTCGTTCATAACGAGTGGTTAAGGCATATTTGTGGACCTTACTTAGACAATAGTGTTGGTGGAGTTGGGGGAAGAGTAATTCCCTACGGGAAACCTAGCAAGTTTTATGTAGAAATAGGCAGGAGCGAAGTGGGGAAGGTTCTTGACAGCGGGTTTGTTGTTGGAAACTTTGACATTCCTTTCGATAACCTACGGGAAGTTGATTCTTTCATTGGATGCAACATGTCGTTTCGGCGAGACTTGCTTCTGGAAGTAGGAGGATTTGACGAAAATTACATGGGGACAAGCTACAGAGATGACACGGACATTTGCATGTGCATCAAAAGGCTTGGCTACAAGTTAATTTATAATTCGAAGGCGCTGGTTTGGCACAAGTTTAAAGGCAAGCAAGTAGGCACAGAATGGCTATATTGGTACATTCGCAACCAAACCTACTTCTACTTCAAAAATTTCTTCGCCCAATCAAAAACTACTTTTCCACAATTCTTGCGCTATACATTTTTTCCGCCGAGAGATTACGTTTTAAAATCTAATGTTCGAGTTAAAGTGGAACCCTTATCAGTGGTTAATGCGTTAAAAGGGTTATGCGATGGATATAAAGCATGGCGAAGATTTGTTACCACAAAAAGCACGTTGAAAACATGCAGAGGGCGTGAATAAAAATGTACAATGAACTCTACGAAATCTGGAAAATAGAAACAGAAACTACCGAATTGGGCAAGCTTCCCTCCGATTTTTACTTTAGAATCACTGATTATATGCGAAAACTTAGAGAAGAAAGCCGAATGCTCGACAAGAAAACGGCAAGAGCAAGGCTTCTGTTTAGAGAAATGCAAAATGTTAAGCGCATGTTCCGTGAAGTGACTCATGCACGTTACAGAAAATTGGTCAATATGATTGCGAAAGGCAACGTGGTTCCTTCTGATTTGTTAACTGCTGAGGAAGAGAGTTTTCTCAAGGGCGCTCTACCTTACGCTGAGGCTTTTCGAAAGCTTACAGAAGATGTTCTTCACGGGCACACGCCAAAAGTCAATGTTGGAAAGGAGCGTAAGAGGGCTGTCTTGCGTTTTCTTAAGGACGTTCCTGCCATAATTGGTGCGGATATGAAACTTTATGGTCCTTTTAAAGTTGAGGATGTTGCTTCTCTGCCTATGGAAAATGCTAAAATATTGGTTAAACAGGGTTTAGCGGAGAAAGTTGAAGTTAACTAAATGTGACAGTTAAGGGCTTCACGTTGAAGGTTTTGTTTGATGCGAGAAACCAGCCGTGTTATTTGCGACCGTTTTCCAGCTTCTAATTTTGCTCCACAAAGCACGGGTTCCAATTATTATTAATGGATACGATATAATCCACGTTATTGAGTATAATTGTCCATAAAAGTTATGGAAAGCTTCCCAATCGCCGCCGTTTACTCCAATAATGAAAATGGTTGCTATTCTAATAATGTTGATGAAGTAGGTAACAGCAGCGCCTATCACAAAATAGATTATCCGTTGTTTTGTTGGAATGGCGCTTCTTTTTAGGAATAAGAGAATCGTAACTGAGTAAATTATTAGGCTGTCTATTCCCGAGCACGCCCATGCTATAACTGCATTCCAACTGTTCGTTGAATTGCTAACTTCAAGATGTGGCATTCCTTCTGTGGGTGTTAGAAATGTGGTTCGGTATCCCAGCAAGTTTAGGACGTTTGCCGCAAGCATTGATGTTGTAGGAACAAGAATTTGAAATGGCGTAAATTGTCCTTTTGGATATAAATTGTCTATTGTGTATATTAGCCCAATAATTCCTAGAAAGGTTATCGAAATGGAGTAATTCATTAAGCCTATAATTCCATATCCAACAAGAATTGTTAATGCAAAAAGAACGGTGAGAACCAGGTATTCTGTTGAAAGCGGCATCCAGTCGGGTGGGCGTTCTGGAGGATGCATCCCTCTGTTATAAGTCCAATCAACTATTGCCTTGTTAAATCCGTAGAAATTGGCAACGATTATGTACACAGTAGGAAGCAAGAGCGTTATAACAAATATGGCTGTCTTTATGGATTTTAACTTCCACTTTATTGTTTTGAGTGCTTCCCAGCCGAGTATCATTTCTAAGGCGAACAGCCAGAGAAAGAAGAGGTAGAAGGTTCTGCCCTTCCATGTGGCTTCGAACGTGTTTGTGTACACTTTATAGTAGTATGGATATGGTGGGTATGCCACGTCTTGATAGAGATATAGTATCGCAAATGGAGCGATGATTGAGAATAAAGGTAACAGTATCATTATGGTAACGCTGTTTTTCTTAATAGTTTGACTTAGCATGAGTCCTTTCCACATCTATCCTTAACGTCTCGTTATATCCAATTAAATAATGCTTAACACACGCCGATTAGTTAAACATTTATTTCGGGGACATAGCGAAAAAGTATAAGAACGTGTTTGTTTTCTTTATGGAAGGCTGGTCGTGGTTAAAGTGAATGTTCCTAAAGAAATCAGAACATACTGTCCAAGATGCAAACAGCATCAAGCTCACGCAGTATCTCTTTACAAGGCTGGAAAGCGAAGAGCCTTAGCCAAAGGCGAACGCCATCACGAACGCGAGAAGAAAGGTTATGGCGGACAGAAGTATCCTCTTCAAAGAGAATTTTCAAAGACAACAAAAAAGCAAACCTTAAAGTTGAAATGCAAAGTTTGCGGTTACACTAGGCATAAAGACGGTGTACGATTAAGAAAATTGGCAATTGTGTAGATTTTGAGGTGAGCAAGAAATGGCTGAATGGGAAAAACTTATTCCGAGACCGAGAAGCAGTTTCCTCAGAGTGAAATGTCAAAAGTGCGGAAATGAACAACTAGTTTTCAATCGTGCCGTAAACAAGGTCAACTGCAATGTCTGCGGAACCGAATTGGCTTCACCATCAGGTGGAAAAGCAATAATCAAAGGTGAGATAGTCGCGGTTTTTGAAAGAGGATGAACACCAAAATGGCTTTTAAAAAACAAGAATGGCCTGAAGTGGGCGACTTAGTGATAGCCACGGTAGAAGCCGTAACAGATTACGGTGCTTACGTAAAACTAGATGAGTACGATAAAAAAGGGTTGCTTCACATTTCTGAAGTTTCTTCTTCTTGGATTCGGAACATCCGAGACTTCGTTCGGGAAGGGCAAAAAGTTGTTTTGAAAGTTTTGCGGGTGGACGTAGAAAAAGGACACATTGATTTGTCTCTTAGAAGAGTTACAAAAAGAGAGAAAATCGAGAAAATCATGTCATGGAAAAAGGAAAGAAAAGCAGAAGCCCTACTCAGAAGCGTCGCCGAAAAAACTGGGCAACCGCTGGAAAGTATTTATGAAAAAGTTGGTGCGCCAATCGAAAAAGAATATGGACTTTATGAGGGGTTCGAAAAGGGTTTGAAAGAAGGCATAGAAGCTCTGACAAAAATAGGTGTGCCCGAAGACCTTGCAAAGGTTCTTGTTGAGGTTGCAAAAGAAAGAATCCGTGTTCCAATGGTTCGTGTAAAAGGCGTGGTTGAGCTTCGTTGCATGAAACCTAACGGAGTAAAAGTTATCAAAGAAGCCTTTCTAAACGCCAAAAAGGCTGAAAAATCCCGTGACGCAAAGCTTCGCTTTTATGTTGTTGCAGCGCCCAAATATTGTATTGAGGTTATGGCGGAAAATTACAAGCGCGCAGAGGATGTTCTGCAGAGAGTTGCTCAAAATGTTATCTCTAACGTTTCTAAAGCTGGCGGGCAAGGCGTCTTTAGAAGGGAGAAGTAGTGGTTTGGCTCTTAAGAAAATGTGAAAAATGCGGAAAATACACATTGAAAAGTGATGGATGCCCCTATTGCGGTGGAAAAGTTCGTGTACCACATCCACCAAAGTTCTCTCCTGACGATAAATACCTCAAGTATAGGATGGCTTTGAAGAGGAAGGATTGACAAAATGAAGGAGACAGTCATTAAAGAATTTGTCACGGTTCAGTTGGATAATCCCATTCTAATTGAGGGTCTTCCGGGATTAGGGATTGTCGGCAAAATCGCCATACGCTATTTAATTAAACAGTTGAAGGCTGAAAAATTCGCATACTTGTACTCTCCACATTTTCCCTATTTCGTGCTCGTTAACAAAAAAGGAGGGATTCGACTCTTACGTGGAACATTCTATTTTTGGAAGAACAGAAATGGGAAAAACGACCTTATTCTTTTCACAGGCGACAGCCAAGCACAAACAATTGAAGGTCAATACGAAATATCAGACCGCATTCTCAACTTTGCTGAGCAACACAAAGTAAGCTTGATAATAACGATTGGCGGTTACCGCGTCGAGGTAAAAGATAAACCTAAAGTAATTGCTGCTGCGACAG contains these protein-coding regions:
- a CDS encoding RNA-protein complex protein Nop10 — protein: MVWLLRKCEKCGKYTLKSDGCPYCGGKVRVPHPPKFSPDDKYLKYRMALKRKD
- a CDS encoding 30S ribosomal protein S27e — encoded protein: MAEWEKLIPRPRSSFLRVKCQKCGNEQLVFNRAVNKVNCNVCGTELASPSGGKAIIKGEIVAVFERG
- a CDS encoding translation initiation factor IF-2 subunit alpha → MAFKKQEWPEVGDLVIATVEAVTDYGAYVKLDEYDKKGLLHISEVSSSWIRNIRDFVREGQKVVLKVLRVDVEKGHIDLSLRRVTKREKIEKIMSWKKERKAEALLRSVAEKTGQPLESIYEKVGAPIEKEYGLYEGFEKGLKEGIEALTKIGVPEDLAKVLVEVAKERIRVPMVRVKGVVELRCMKPNGVKVIKEAFLNAKKAEKSRDAKLRFYVVAAPKYCIEVMAENYKRAEDVLQRVAQNVISNVSKAGGQGVFRREK
- a CDS encoding 50S ribosomal protein L44e → MNVPKEIRTYCPRCKQHQAHAVSLYKAGKRRALAKGERHHEREKKGYGGQKYPLQREFSKTTKKQTLKLKCKVCGYTRHKDGVRLRKLAIV
- a CDS encoding glycosyltransferase, whose product is MVTYNRCSDLQECLTSLFNLKDELHEVIVVDSNSTDDTKKLSDRFPIRYISIRERNRQHARNVGVSEAEGDVVAFLDDDVVVHNEWLRHICGPYLDNSVGGVGGRVIPYGKPSKFYVEIGRSEVGKVLDSGFVVGNFDIPFDNLREVDSFIGCNMSFRRDLLLEVGGFDENYMGTSYRDDTDICMCIKRLGYKLIYNSKALVWHKFKGKQVGTEWLYWYIRNQTYFYFKNFFAQSKTTFPQFLRYTFFPPRDYVLKSNVRVKVEPLSVVNALKGLCDGYKAWRRFVTTKSTLKTCRGRE
- a CDS encoding exosortase/archaeosortase family protein, which encodes MLSQTIKKNSVTIMILLPLFSIIAPFAILYLYQDVAYPPYPYYYKVYTNTFEATWKGRTFYLFFLWLFALEMILGWEALKTIKWKLKSIKTAIFVITLLLPTVYIIVANFYGFNKAIVDWTYNRGMHPPERPPDWMPLSTEYLVLTVLFALTILVGYGIIGLMNYSISITFLGIIGLIYTIDNLYPKGQFTPFQILVPTTSMLAANVLNLLGYRTTFLTPTEGMPHLEVSNSTNSWNAVIAWACSGIDSLIIYSVTILLFLKRSAIPTKQRIIYFVIGAAVTYFINIIRIATIFIIGVNGGDWEAFHNFYGQLYSITWIISYPLIIIGTRALWSKIRSWKTVANNTAGFSHQTKPST
- a CDS encoding proteasome assembly chaperone family protein; its protein translation is MKETVIKEFVTVQLDNPILIEGLPGLGIVGKIAIRYLIKQLKAEKFAYLYSPHFPYFVLVNKKGGIRLLRGTFYFWKNRNGKNDLILFTGDSQAQTIEGQYEISDRILNFAEQHKVSLIITIGGYRVEVKDKPKVIAAATGPELLNKALQAKAMLSPMGSPIVGTAGLILGLARLKKMDALCLLGETRGYLPDPKAAKSVLEVLQSILNLDVNLDGLDEEIAKAEKMVVRLQKIEEKRALQAEETRKEEDKKVTYIS